The following are encoded together in the Plasmodium malariae genome assembly, chromosome: 1 genome:
- the PmUG01_01031800 gene encoding fam-l protein produces MEQKINSIFFFKFFSFFLLIWRLYFNNNISTHSKLLKVKYNININLSTRTYRSLTKYKQDKHTNILALKEIHCNGVNQKNDIYNNEKRDNVKYIQLTGSSLNEMECHKQTKKNKSYIFETKKCSRSEKKIFKELDYINFLKNNKTISNKLYNKIIRKKYGLKITSPLIFLLLFLVVFILDLFVGYGFIKGLFKVFTALKLWGGLKPFYSFLMKSPFKSLCLPVNITKCTNAGKKYFPVLDVFFVFLIYILPFLILGALTVLRLIYYHKKVKKYDKIKFRKG; encoded by the exons atggaacaaaaaattaattcaattttttttttcaaatttttttcatttttccttttaatttgGAGACTCTActttaacaataatatt AGTACACACAGCAAATTATTGAAAGTAAAGTACAACatcaatataaatttaagtaCAAGAACTTATAGAtcattaacaaaatataagcaGGACAagcatacaaatattttagcATTAAAAGAGATACATTGCAATGGAGTAAAccaaaaaaatgatatatataataatgaaaaaagagataatgtaaaatatatacaattaacTGGAAGTTCCTTAAACGAAATGGAATGCCATAAACAAACTAAGAAAAACAaatcttatatatttgaaacaaaaaaatgttctcgttcagaaaaaaaaatatttaaagaacttgattatataaactttcttaaaaacaacaaaacTATTAGTAATAAGCTttacaacaaaataatacgtaaaaaatacGGACTAAAAATTACTTCacctttaatatttttattgttgttCTTAGTAGTATTCATATTAGATTTATTTGTTGGTTATGGCTTTATAAAAGGATTGTTCAAAGTATTTACCGCTTTGAAATTATGGGGTGGACTAAAACccttttattcatttttaatgaaatccCCTTTTAAATCGCTGTGTTTACCCGTGAATATAACAAAGTGTACAAACGcaggtaaaaaatattttcccGTTTTAGAtgtcttttttgtttttctaatatatattttacctttCCTTATATTAGGTGCCTTAACTGTATTAAGgcttatttattatcataagaaggttaaaaaatatgataaaattaagttcagAAAAGggtaa
- the PmUG01_01031900 gene encoding PIR protein codes for MSTSTGALENILKELPEYKQYDDLYKDGNNEVSVDYCRDTETKWKDQKVKTICNNIIDYLKKFNKSKKKENVNYDECSYFTYWIYDKIISELGTKGNKTFHPDDRTKLNHAILSAYKNIVKKDCLFYFDDNFNVWKEEKHLYFYFKSYDHIKNKKGSSGTEKKKYCDYLEQIKNIYEQHITNFCKYFFQKDSYVNMCSQYFKCEEKYNPYDLLSKLKCKHNISIDYWKKLIQELIIDRDVIMLSHHSSERTRINFLDDPFYKAITFGFVTIGLLFTLFLLYKTYHYRKNKNKEKFLDQNELLERFYYAKHKKLNLEDRNIYLSYYSI; via the exons ATGAGTACTTCAACAGGTGCTTtg gaaaatattttaaaagagttACCCGAATATAAACAATATGATGATCTTTATAAAGATGGAAATAATGAGGTAAGCGTTGATTACTGTAGAGACACTGAAACAAAATGGAAAGATCAAAAAGTAAAAActatttgtaataatattatagattacttaaaaaaatttaataaaagtaaaaaaaaagaaaatgttaaTTATGATGAATGTTCTTACTTCACTTACTggatatatgataaaattataagtGAATTAGGTACTAAAGGGAATAAAACTTTTCACCCAGATGATAGAACAAAACTTAATCACGCTATCCTTTctgcatataaaaatatagtaaaaaaagattgtttattttactttgatgataattttaatgtatggaaagaagaaaaacatttgtacttttattttaaaagttatgatcacattaaaaataaaaaaggttcTTCTggtacagaaaaaaaaaagtattgtGACTATCTTGaacagataaaaaatatatacgaaCAACATATAACGAATTTCTGTAAATACTTTTTTCAGAAAGACAGCTACGTGAACATGTGTTcacaatattttaaatgtgaagaaaaatataaccCATATGATCTCTTATccaaattaaaatgtaaacataatatatcgATTGATTATTGGAAAAAACTAATTCAAGAATTAATTATTGATAGGGACGTTATAATGTTAAGTCACCATTCATCTGAAAGAACACGTATAAACTTTTTAGATGATCCTTTTTACAAAGCAATAACATTTGGATTCGTTACAATAGGACTACTTTTCACATTATTCTTATTgtataaa acTTATCACTacaggaaaaataaaaataaagaaaaatttttggatcaaaatgaattattagaGAGATTTTATTATGCAAAACACAAAAAGTTAAATTTAGAAGacagaaatatttatttatcttattattctatatga
- the PmUG01_01032100 gene encoding fam-m protein has product MQQKINSILFYKLSALILLIWICHFYCHIGTINISLDEDLTPCRRLYTRSYRLLAKYKQNKDSIILDLKDEKPFNGEGEKGKNKHSNRRPLNKAQYYTEVIDYNNSMFDGKHFHFERKLVKKKDYDDFLEKKRRICNIALKKIKFKNYGFGVSIFSLFFFLGIGLPILQAFNYLKTAGDWIKDSLFLSGAWTAVETALGGAKEHFFLISFVTLIIILSVIVLIALYKILKNNENYKKIKLMADLND; this is encoded by the exons atgcaacaaaaaattaattccatcctattttataaattatctgCGCTTATCCTTTTAATTTGGATATGTCATTTTTATTGTCATAta gGTACTATTAACATATCATTGGATGAGGACTTGACACCATGTCGAAGATTATATACAAGAAGTTATCGTttactagcaaaatataaacagaaTAAGGATTCGATTATTTTAGAtttaaaagatgaaaaacCATTCAATGGAGAGggggaaaaaggaaaaaacaaacattCTAATAGAAGGCCACTAAATAAGGCGCAATACTATACAGAAGttatagattataataatagtatgtTTGACGGTAAACACTTCCATTTTGAAAGAAAattagttaaaaaaaaggactaTGATGattttcttgaaaaaaagagaagaatttgtaatatagctttaaaaaaaataaaatttaagaattatGGATTTGGAGTTAGtatattttcccttttcttctttttggGAATAGGATTACCAATATTACAAGCATTTAACTACTTGAAAACTGCAGGAGATTGGATTAAAGATTCATTATTTTTGAGCGGGGCATGGACTGCAGTTGAAACTGCCTTGGGTGGAGCAaaagaacatttttttctaatatcaTTTGTAACACTGATTATTATATTGTCTGTTATAGTTCTAATAGCGTTATATAAAAtcctaaaaaataatgaaaactataaaaaaattaagttaatgGCTGATTTAAATGATTAA
- the PmUG01_01032200 gene encoding fam-l protein: protein MEQKIKAILVIKISAFIVLTLKHHFTNDVSVFSNFLYNYNLNRKLDTRTYRLLAICKQAKNSSILMLKNNITNNALQKEKYISIKEDKTAQKKNRLNGISLKNAKKYNEAKKKKSCIFETKKYSHFEKKIFKELDYIDFLKNNKTISDKTYKKIIIRKYSLQFALPSLLFLLSLALPMIEIIWHFLYQKMWLLEFSWLKTQLNALASGPLSDFLEKLKDGMSWLWGDLSSVSDPKCAVLGHLVGLLIYFIPFIILGFTLILKLFYYHKKVKKYEKIKFSKR, encoded by the exons atggaacaaaaaattaaggcaattttagttattaaaatttctgcTTTTATAGTTTTAACTTTGAAGCACCACTTTACAAATGATGTG agTGTGTTTAgcaattttttgtataactATAATCTCAACAGAAAATTAGATACAAGAACTTATAGATTACTTGCAATATGTAAACAAGCTAAAAATTCAAGTATATTAAtgctaaaaaataatataacgaATAATGCATTacagaaagaaaaatatatatccatcAAGGAAGATAAAActgcacaaaaaaaaaatcggTTAAATGGAATTTCATTAAAGAATgcgaaaaaatataatgaagcaaagaaaaaaaaatcttgcatatttgaaacaaagaaatattcccattttgaaaaaaaaatattcaaagaacttgattatatagattttcttaaaaacaacAAGACAATAAGTGATAAgacttacaaaaaaataataattagaaAATACAGTCTACAATTTGCTTTACCTTCGTTATTGTTTTTGTTGTCACTAGCATTACCCATGATAGAGATAATATGGCATTTCttatatcaaaaaatgtGGTTATTGGAATTTTCATGGCTGAAAACACAGTTAAATGCGTTAGCCAGTGGACCATTGTCTGACTTTTTAGAAAAGTTAAAAGATGGTATGTCATGGTTATGGGGAGACTTATCTTCAGTAAGTGATCCAAAATGTGCAGTTCTAGGACATTTAGTTGGTcttctaatatatttcataccttttattatattaggtTTCACACTTATATTGAAGCTTTTTTATTACcacaaaaaagttaaaaaatatgaaaaaattaagtttagTAAAAGGTAA